The proteins below come from a single Pseudomonadota bacterium genomic window:
- a CDS encoding M20/M25/M40 family metallo-hydrolase, translating to MRPIDTLRLASLVMALIILVSVHAESPIINEAQSVTATQLIDSALKSELAFEIVESLTTEVGPRLGGSEAEARAREWGVKLGKKLGFDRVTVEEFSMPFWDRGDLTISLQSPYQQALYGTALGGAAPSKRAIQAPVSYFRDYEALTAVTDGAIQDTIAFIDGDIMVKSQTGAGYGQANQRRRSGWQHAQRGGARALVVRSVGSDSRRFPHTGMMSRDGNKWSTIPVIAISNPDADHLRRLHNLGKPLEIALHSSSKWKGDTTSGNVVLDLVGSERPDEIVLIGGHLDSWDLGTGAVDDGAGVAITVAAAALIKALPVRPKRTIRVVMFGAEEVGLLGARAYAAQHDAEIANHILATESDFGAQTIWQLVSNVNEAANPFIDEIARILRPLDIVRGSATEPGGGPDIIPLALKGVPTIRLKQNGRDYFDLHHTPDDTLDKIDPAELAQNVAAYAATIYLIADSEIEFRKAQQ from the coding sequence ATGCGCCCGATCGATACGTTAAGGCTCGCCTCGCTGGTCATGGCACTGATCATTCTCGTCAGTGTTCACGCCGAGTCCCCAATAATTAATGAAGCTCAGTCGGTTACCGCAACACAACTGATCGACTCCGCGCTCAAAAGCGAGCTGGCGTTTGAAATCGTCGAATCGCTGACCACCGAAGTAGGTCCAAGACTCGGTGGCTCAGAGGCCGAAGCGCGTGCGCGCGAATGGGGCGTTAAGCTCGGTAAAAAATTGGGTTTCGACCGAGTCACCGTGGAAGAATTTTCGATGCCTTTTTGGGATCGAGGTGATTTGACGATTTCGCTACAATCGCCCTATCAACAAGCCCTTTACGGTACAGCGCTAGGTGGCGCTGCGCCATCCAAGCGAGCGATCCAAGCCCCGGTTTCTTACTTTCGCGACTATGAAGCACTCACGGCCGTGACCGATGGCGCTATCCAAGACACTATCGCGTTTATTGACGGCGACATCATGGTTAAGAGTCAGACGGGCGCCGGTTATGGCCAAGCCAATCAGCGCCGACGCTCAGGTTGGCAACACGCACAACGCGGCGGCGCGCGTGCATTGGTTGTGCGGTCGGTCGGTTCCGATTCGCGCCGCTTTCCTCACACCGGCATGATGAGCCGAGATGGCAACAAGTGGTCCACCATTCCGGTCATCGCCATTTCCAATCCCGATGCCGACCACCTGCGACGCTTGCACAACTTGGGAAAACCGCTCGAAATCGCCTTGCACTCGTCGTCAAAATGGAAAGGCGACACCACAAGCGGCAACGTTGTATTGGATCTAGTGGGCAGCGAGCGACCCGACGAAATTGTGCTCATCGGTGGGCACCTCGACAGCTGGGACTTGGGCACGGGCGCCGTTGACGACGGCGCGGGAGTCGCCATTACTGTGGCCGCCGCCGCACTGATCAAGGCACTCCCAGTACGACCTAAGCGGACAATCCGCGTGGTCATGTTCGGCGCAGAAGAAGTGGGATTGCTGGGTGCTAGAGCCTATGCTGCACAACATGACGCTGAGATCGCCAATCACATTCTGGCAACTGAGTCAGATTTTGGTGCTCAAACCATTTGGCAATTGGTGTCCAACGTGAACGAAGCGGCCAATCCCTTCATTGACGAAATCGCCCGCATTCTACGACCTCTGGATATTGTTCGTGGCAGTGCGACCGAACCCGGCGGTGGGCCGGATATCATTCCACTGGCGCTAAAAGGCGTGCCCACCATTCGCCTCAAACAAAATGGCCGCGACTATTTCGACCTACATCATACGCCCGACGATACACTGGACAAGATCGACCCCGCAGAGTTGGCGCAAAATGTGGCCGCCTATGCAGCAACCATCTATTTGATCGCGGACTCGGAAATCGAGTTTCGAAAAGCACAACAATGA
- a CDS encoding amidohydrolase family protein, with amino-acid sequence MPTNEQRSYKKALFGTDTDEERAEYVAAFDVVLDMLSFMHEEGILLLPGTDLGGSFAYHRELELFEKIGLSPAEVLRRASYDMAVYLDQDEDLGSIKKGKYADFFLVPGDPTQDLSQLRKIQMVASDGVLYFPDQIYPQFGIKPFAAAPTLIRSTASQVSD; translated from the coding sequence TTGCCGACGAACGAGCAGCGCTCCTATAAAAAGGCGCTATTTGGTACCGATACCGATGAGGAACGTGCAGAGTACGTAGCGGCGTTTGATGTGGTGCTCGATATGCTGAGTTTCATGCATGAGGAAGGCATCCTGCTGCTTCCCGGCACCGATCTCGGGGGCTCGTTCGCGTATCATCGCGAGCTGGAACTGTTTGAGAAGATCGGACTGTCACCGGCCGAAGTGCTGCGTCGAGCGTCGTACGATATGGCGGTTTATCTTGATCAAGACGAGGACCTTGGATCGATCAAGAAAGGCAAGTACGCGGATTTTTTCTTAGTGCCCGGTGACCCAACGCAGGATCTGTCACAGTTAAGAAAAATTCAAATGGTGGCCTCCGATGGCGTGCTGTACTTCCCCGATCAAATCTATCCACAGTTTGGCATTAAGCCGTTTGCGGCGGCGCCAACGCTCATAAGGTCCACGGCGAGTCAGGTATCCGACTAA
- a CDS encoding MBL fold metallo-hydrolase, with product MEFIVLGIGQDAGAPQIGQHEDPAWTDPRQRMWATSGALIDHRLGAQYLFDATPDIREQLHLLHTITTDSHVSVSAKHPARRERSLGLDGVFLTHAHIGHYAGLMFVGHESAGAHRLPVFAMPRMAAYLTSNGPWDQLVRFNNIELRPMTNKHAVTLSNDLVVTPFQVPHRDEYSETVGFTITGPGKRVLFLPDIDDWDRWRTEYGIDIESMLADVDVAFLDATFFDNNELPGRDMSAIPHPRLMASMQRFATLPLEQRQRVRFFHLNHTNPVRFTDSDQYKQMRSLGFARAHRGERVCLE from the coding sequence GTGGAATTTATTGTTCTTGGCATAGGACAAGATGCGGGTGCACCCCAGATCGGCCAACACGAAGACCCTGCCTGGACCGATCCGCGACAGCGCATGTGGGCAACCTCGGGCGCGCTGATCGATCACCGTCTTGGCGCGCAGTATTTGTTCGATGCAACTCCCGATATTCGTGAACAACTGCATCTATTACATACGATCACCACTGACTCACATGTCTCGGTGTCCGCAAAGCATCCGGCACGGCGAGAGCGGTCCCTCGGATTAGACGGCGTGTTTCTCACACACGCCCACATTGGACATTATGCCGGCCTAATGTTTGTCGGCCATGAGTCGGCAGGTGCTCATCGACTACCGGTTTTTGCGATGCCACGCATGGCGGCGTACCTAACGTCCAACGGTCCCTGGGACCAACTCGTACGATTTAACAACATCGAACTGCGCCCCATGACCAACAAACATGCGGTGACGCTGTCGAACGACCTGGTTGTCACGCCTTTCCAGGTTCCGCACCGTGACGAATATTCAGAAACGGTTGGCTTTACAATCACTGGACCTGGAAAGCGCGTGCTTTTTCTACCCGACATCGACGACTGGGATCGATGGCGCACCGAATATGGCATCGACATTGAATCGATGCTCGCCGACGTGGATGTCGCCTTCCTGGATGCCACGTTTTTTGACAACAATGAGCTGCCCGGGCGGGACATGTCCGCCATCCCGCACCCGCGCTTGATGGCGTCGATGCAACGGTTCGCTACCCTGCCTTTGGAACAACGTCAACGCGTTCGATTTTTCCATCTCAATCACACTAACCCAGTGCGCTTTACCGATTCTGATCAATACAAACAGATGCGGTCATTGGGGTTTGCACGCGCGCATCGTGGCGAACGTGTGTGTTTAGAGTAA